In Xiphias gladius isolate SHS-SW01 ecotype Sanya breed wild chromosome 6, ASM1685928v1, whole genome shotgun sequence, a single genomic region encodes these proteins:
- the LOC120790392 gene encoding regulator of G-protein signaling 8-like: MKTRLGCLSNKSDSYSDFSEFLPPAHETTARCLKLSTDEVVRWSESFDHLLSHKYGLAAFRTFLRTEFSDENIEFWMACEEYKKIKSSTKLVSKASKIFKEFIDVQAPREVNIDYRTREKTKQSLEDPSPTSLNEVQAKVYSLMEKDSYPRFLRSKMYQDIVSRAHAQGQRRSV, from the exons ATGAAGACCAGACTAGGCTGCCTGTCCAACAAATCTGACTCCTACAGTGACTTTTCTGAGTTCCTTCCTCCTGCCCATGAAACCACAGCCAGGTGTCTGAA ACTATCAACGGATGAGGTTGTTCGATGGTCTGAATCGTTTGATCACCTTCTCTCTCACAAAT ATGGCCTGGCTGCCTTCCGGACATTTCTCAGGACAGAGTTCAGTGACGAGAATATCGAATTTTGGATGGCCTGCGAGGAgtacaaaaaaatcaagagCTCCACCAAGCTTGTGTCAAAAGCAAGCAAGATCTTCAAGGAGTTCATTGATGTTCAGGCACcgagagag GTAAACATTGACTACCGCACCAGGGAAAAGACCAAGCAGAGCCTGGAGGACCCGTCCCCAACCAGCCTCAATGAAGTCCAAGCTAAAGTCTACAGCCTCATGGAGAAGGACTCCTACCCACGATTCCTCAGGTCCAAGATGTACCAGGATATAGTCAGCAGGGCGCACGCACAGGGCCAGCGGAGGTCTGTTTGA